A stretch of the Archangium violaceum genome encodes the following:
- the agmC gene encoding adventurous gliding motility protein AgmC: MRRAYTQALLALVLLAASPSQAEPDTFGLGEGVLEADDLTVDANSSITVNSYARVTLPLAPGDTQISIDTVDPGAGRQASTAFRGGDLVMVLQTTGLVPVLQTKMTTPLDISTSEVGHWEFARLAAGTTVSILKLEKPLVRSYAAKVTQVVLVPEYRKVTLNANGGEKKFGTIKAKDWDGKTGGVVAFLASEDVTINGHIRADGLGFRGGKYLADNLLTPSTGCSGESGESPLHAQKGEGIDITHYANASDPTVTNWAGLGNFANGAGGGVCLRSGGGGGGNAGSGGKGGLSAESTPRDVGGMGGVSLVYSILERLTFGGGGGSGHGNQVTDPAHGGAGGGLIFIRAKSLTINSQASINASGAEGSKADSQGLGGGGGGGAGGTIVLRLTGALSCTSADLIMAAGGKGGTTSTPAGGTKPGTGGGGGGGRVLLQASSISEDCIRPTMVAGGTLAGTQPGQSGSISSLPGSFPASLQAPTLDAVASTGESGYTNLRRPIIQGGIADTSYAGFGVVIYLGNQEVGRTTADSTGHFSFKMPQNLVDGEYQVSAAFAHQGVQSPKSPPRSFVVDGTPPANPVVDLLAQRAADENMLIGRPDLDASDKLSISGRAEPGSTVTVVQTRPDFSATESGVVDALGKWKVSITQPPDVDTTEYTLSMTAKDKAYNSSPSSTTLTFRLDTRRPGVPVVQTVGDVTAGGSVPVNSLRPVLQGTADSGNRVVVTLTRTGAGSESPQTLETTSSSGTWKVVPSAPLTDAATYSIDVKAYDQANNERSGTPKTFSVDVTAPSVLTITSVGAKTREPREGMLIGGPDLASSNLSIGGKVDSGSTVTVKQLRPSSTPATTATVSSDNWNVSLAMPADTAPTAYTLEVTAEDAAKNKKTMTLNFTLDTQKPAAPTVSAVAGVAPYTSCAVSPTRFVTNKQPLIQGTGEVRGTVNMTLAPAYDVPPTVVNGTSGTGNWSASPTSDSLLDGYYTLTVKLTDEAGNESPTATYCFQLDATAPPKPDSIVFVTTTPSGTTTTPAVNGMLIGRALLTNVNDAVVSGELVPNGTLSISGNSSGTRVHLKLIPKNPAMPVSDSVLTDVSGTWNKSWTGLVSGSYAVEARAEDAASNLGDPETIFFDLDLVPPKVSFTKLPDGITASKDAVFGFKPSESVQKYRCTIKETSGPTTSLDDCSNPLFHTVARAGEYTIQVWAKDLAGNETFTTVSAPIPADMAAPTYTWKVDDNQPLAKILNWDTAVLGKEMLPVENGGGTSKDSVAFVIQADKDNMQIGCKREGQTDWTEPCCTDAELIKDVAPATPERPICIKSYSAPELAEGDHVFSVKAYSRDLGVETPESARVTYSWFVDKQSPLTLITTPQLDWVSADYLQVNLVTPNEPKGVERYDYELNGASSTTTNSYIVINFPKAGGDKPYTLKIKAIDKAGNVEEKAVERSWTVDRLAPAAPIVQLPQEGGRYKDLTLSGTTAIEDAYSTISFYLDPENDDVEGTLIGTTTADGEGKWNLVIASDKKPADGLHVIKAKATDRAGNTDTTSRSTAIRFILDNVPPVVNITGPDKNTSNRSAEFNITANEEGVTFQCKLDIEEEPQNCGTQVTFTDLLEGPHTLNVYAVDQAGNRRETSYSWSIYLGNDIRAEGGGLGCSSASAGPSMLWLLGILGLLLKASQHRGSKQ; this comes from the coding sequence ATGAGACGCGCGTACACTCAGGCACTGCTGGCGCTGGTGCTTCTCGCCGCCAGCCCCTCCCAGGCCGAGCCAGACACGTTCGGCCTGGGAGAAGGTGTCTTGGAAGCTGACGATCTGACGGTCGATGCGAACAGCAGCATCACCGTCAACTCCTATGCCCGGGTCACGTTGCCGCTCGCCCCTGGAGATACCCAGATCTCCATCGACACTGTAGATCCTGGCGCGGGAAGGCAGGCGTCCACCGCCTTCAGGGGTGGCGATCTGGTGATGGTCCTGCAGACGACCGGGCTCGTTCCCGTGCTCCAGACCAAGATGACCACGCCACTGGACATCAGTACGTCCGAGGTCGGGCATTGGGAGTTCGCCCGGTTGGCGGCGGGTACGACGGTCTCCATCCTGAAGCTCGAAAAACCGCTTGTCCGTTCCTACGCCGCCAAGGTGACGCAGGTCGTCCTCGTGCCTGAGTACAGAAAAGTCACTTTGAACGCCAATGGCGGGGAGAAGAAGTTCGGCACGATCAAGGCGAAGGACTGGGATGGGAAAACGGGTGGCGTCGTCGCGTTCCTCGCGTCCGAAGATGTCACCATCAATGGTCACATCCGGGCTGATGGATTGGGCTTCCGCGGAGGGAAATATCTTGCGGACAATCTCCTTACTCCCAGCACCGGCTGCAGCGGTGAGTCCGGAGAATCCCCGCTGCATGCACAGAAGGGTGAGGGAATAGACATCACGCATTACGCGAATGCCTCCGATCCTACCGTCACCAACTGGGCCGGGCTTGGCAATTTCGCGAACGGTGCGGGTGGCGGTGTGTGCCTTCGTTCCGGTGGAGGTGGTGGAGGGAATGCGGGGAGTGGGGGCAAAGGCGGACTGTCGGCCGAAAGCACCCCACGGGATGTAGGCGGAATGGGCGGCGTGTCCCTTGTCTACTCGATACTTGAGCGTCTCACCTTCGGAGGAGGAGGCGGGAGCGGCCATGGGAATCAGGTAACCGATCCAGCGCATGGAGGCGCGGGAGGAGGCCTTATCTTCATCCGGGCCAAGAGCCTGACCATCAATAGCCAAGCCAGCATCAATGCCTCCGGTGCTGAGGGTTCGAAAGCGGACTCCCAGGGCTTGGGCGGCGGCGGCGGCGGCGGGGCGGGAGGAACCATTGTGTTGAGGTTGACGGGAGCCCTCTCATGCACCAGCGCCGACCTTATCATGGCTGCGGGCGGAAAAGGCGGCACAACGTCCACCCCCGCAGGCGGCACCAAGCCAGGCACGGGCGGTGGAGGCGGTGGAGGTCGTGTGCTCTTGCAAGCGAGCAGTATCTCTGAGGACTGTATCCGCCCGACGATGGTAGCGGGGGGAACGCTTGCTGGCACCCAGCCAGGCCAGAGCGGCTCCATCTCCTCGCTGCCGGGTTCGTTTCCCGCATCCCTGCAAGCCCCCACGCTGGACGCCGTGGCCTCCACGGGGGAGAGCGGGTACACCAACCTGAGAAGGCCCATCATCCAGGGAGGGATTGCGGACACCTCCTATGCTGGGTTTGGGGTCGTCATCTATCTGGGCAACCAGGAAGTCGGGCGCACGACCGCCGACAGCACCGGTCACTTCTCCTTCAAGATGCCGCAGAACCTCGTCGATGGTGAGTACCAGGTCTCGGCGGCCTTCGCCCATCAGGGAGTCCAGAGCCCGAAGAGCCCACCCCGCTCCTTCGTCGTGGATGGAACGCCCCCCGCGAATCCGGTCGTGGATCTGCTCGCCCAAAGAGCAGCAGACGAGAACATGCTCATCGGCAGGCCTGACCTGGATGCCAGCGACAAGCTCTCCATCAGCGGAAGAGCGGAGCCGGGAAGCACCGTGACGGTGGTGCAGACCCGTCCGGATTTCTCCGCTACGGAGTCGGGCGTCGTGGATGCCTTGGGCAAGTGGAAGGTGAGCATCACTCAGCCCCCTGACGTGGACACGACCGAATACACGCTCTCGATGACAGCGAAAGACAAGGCATACAACTCCAGCCCATCGTCAACCACGCTGACATTCCGTCTGGACACCCGGCGACCGGGTGTCCCTGTGGTACAGACAGTAGGAGATGTCACGGCGGGAGGCTCCGTGCCCGTCAATTCGCTCCGGCCGGTATTGCAAGGAACGGCGGATAGCGGAAACCGGGTGGTCGTGACGCTGACCCGGACGGGCGCGGGCTCGGAGTCGCCTCAAACCCTCGAGACGACCTCGAGTTCGGGAACCTGGAAGGTCGTTCCATCCGCCCCGCTGACAGACGCCGCGACTTATAGCATCGACGTGAAGGCCTACGACCAGGCCAACAATGAACGGTCCGGCACGCCCAAGACCTTCAGCGTGGACGTGACGGCCCCCTCGGTGCTGACGATCACGAGCGTGGGAGCCAAGACGAGAGAACCCCGTGAGGGCATGCTCATCGGAGGACCCGACCTGGCCTCCTCGAACCTCTCCATCGGCGGAAAGGTGGATTCCGGAAGCACCGTGACGGTGAAGCAGCTCAGACCGAGCTCGACCCCGGCGACCACGGCCACCGTCAGTTCGGACAACTGGAACGTGAGCCTCGCGATGCCGGCGGACACGGCTCCCACCGCGTACACGTTGGAAGTAACGGCGGAGGACGCGGCAAAAAACAAGAAAACGATGACGCTGAACTTCACGCTGGATACGCAGAAGCCAGCAGCCCCCACCGTCTCCGCGGTGGCCGGGGTGGCCCCCTACACCAGCTGTGCTGTATCGCCCACGCGCTTCGTCACGAACAAACAGCCGTTGATCCAGGGAACGGGTGAAGTCCGAGGCACCGTGAATATGACCCTGGCTCCCGCCTATGACGTGCCACCGACCGTGGTGAATGGCACGTCGGGTACGGGAAACTGGAGCGCCTCGCCCACGAGCGACTCCCTGCTCGACGGCTACTACACCCTGACCGTGAAGCTGACGGACGAGGCTGGAAACGAGAGCCCCACCGCCACCTACTGCTTCCAACTGGATGCGACTGCGCCGCCGAAGCCAGACTCCATCGTCTTCGTTACGACGACGCCGTCCGGCACAACGACGACGCCGGCCGTCAACGGCATGCTCATTGGACGAGCCTTGTTGACGAATGTGAATGACGCCGTTGTTTCAGGCGAGCTGGTGCCAAATGGCACCCTCAGCATCAGTGGCAATTCGAGTGGAACCAGGGTGCATTTGAAGCTGATCCCGAAGAACCCAGCGATGCCTGTGAGTGACTCCGTCCTGACCGACGTGTCAGGTACCTGGAACAAGAGTTGGACCGGATTGGTGAGTGGCAGCTATGCGGTGGAGGCACGCGCCGAGGACGCGGCCAGCAACCTCGGAGATCCGGAGACGATCTTCTTCGATCTGGACCTGGTACCGCCGAAAGTCAGTTTCACCAAACTGCCGGACGGCATTACCGCTTCCAAGGACGCGGTCTTCGGCTTCAAGCCTTCGGAGTCTGTGCAGAAGTATCGGTGCACAATCAAGGAGACGTCCGGGCCGACCACATCGCTCGATGATTGCTCCAATCCGCTCTTCCATACGGTCGCCAGAGCGGGGGAGTACACCATCCAGGTCTGGGCAAAGGATCTGGCAGGGAATGAAACCTTCACGACGGTCTCCGCCCCTATTCCCGCCGACATGGCTGCCCCTACTTACACATGGAAGGTGGATGACAATCAGCCTCTCGCCAAGATCTTGAACTGGGATACGGCAGTCCTGGGCAAGGAGATGCTTCCCGTCGAGAACGGTGGCGGCACGAGCAAGGACTCCGTGGCGTTCGTGATCCAGGCAGACAAGGACAACATGCAGATTGGGTGCAAGAGGGAGGGCCAGACAGACTGGACCGAGCCTTGCTGCACCGACGCCGAACTCATCAAGGATGTGGCTCCCGCCACGCCCGAGCGGCCCATTTGCATCAAGAGCTATAGCGCCCCAGAGCTCGCGGAAGGTGACCATGTCTTCAGCGTGAAGGCCTACTCGAGGGACCTGGGCGTCGAGACCCCCGAGAGCGCGAGAGTCACGTACAGCTGGTTCGTGGATAAACAATCCCCCCTCACCCTCATCACGACACCCCAGCTCGATTGGGTATCCGCCGATTACCTGCAAGTGAATCTCGTCACGCCGAACGAACCCAAGGGGGTGGAGCGTTACGATTACGAGCTCAATGGTGCATCGTCCACAACGACCAACAGCTACATCGTGATCAACTTCCCCAAGGCAGGGGGAGACAAGCCCTACACGCTCAAAATCAAGGCGATCGACAAGGCGGGCAACGTCGAGGAAAAGGCAGTGGAGCGCTCCTGGACGGTGGATAGACTGGCACCGGCCGCGCCCATCGTACAGTTGCCCCAGGAGGGGGGACGCTACAAGGACTTGACCTTGTCGGGTACGACGGCCATCGAGGACGCATACAGCACGATCTCCTTCTACCTCGACCCGGAGAATGATGATGTGGAGGGGACGCTCATCGGGACGACGACCGCCGATGGAGAGGGGAAATGGAACCTCGTCATCGCGTCCGATAAGAAGCCCGCGGATGGTCTACACGTCATCAAGGCGAAGGCCACGGACCGGGCCGGGAATACGGACACGACATCAAGGTCGACGGCCATTCGCTTCATCTTGGACAACGTTCCCCCCGTCGTGAACATCACCGGGCCAGACAAGAACACCTCGAATCGCTCCGCGGAGTTCAACATCACCGCGAACGAGGAGGGGGTGACCTTCCAGTGCAAGCTGGATATCGAGGAGGAGCCTCAGAACTGCGGCACGCAGGTGACGTTCACCGATCTCCTGGAAGGGCCGCATACGCTCAACGTCTATGCGGTGGACCAGGCTGGCAACAGGCGGGAGACCAGCTACAGCTGGAGCATCTACCTGGGCAATGACATCCGTGCCGAAGGTGGAGGCCTGGGTTGCTCGTCGGCTTCAGCAGGGCCCTCGATGTTGTGGCTCCTGGGAATCCTGGGGCTCCTCCTCAAGGCCTCTCAGCACCGCGGTAGCAAGCAGTGA
- a CDS encoding PQQ-binding-like beta-propeller repeat protein — protein sequence MRLRRVFGALLVLGALGGCSEVPGKCEQDSNCPQEQYCHLEVKQCFSPRYAALILPTLGENTVVGGGPQQIQARLELSPGASPVYPSQLNLTVAPSNGGAPTVITLQSTAEGTYSAEWTPPPGEGSYTFQVAHPEPWGPSRSVQVTVDRTAPALTVQVPEAQLAEPKDGFSYADPLADKAWPRDQTVTVRVESESADIDPAGLRVVVRGHDGGTDVTDLAVKQGTPCTKAYCGTVDVPLWRPGLEAFRGNFQVEVAAKDKVGNERQANGTIPVTRWKWAFDGASGPIHTSPAIGEKGTIYFGTDDAAGKVFALNPEGSIKWTAPLGPVKTNLTVGSSTNGTERVYVGRGPTSSTDFGYLYALDANGATLLQCKAYLAGVPLLSTLTLLRTQASDDAAPVEAVMAMFSSPDDNTPVTLRPDSSNPSRRCIFGTAGHVAPGAGIVSTGDDLYFGSFYLSDPYPDIAEINHYINDPYGSFVSLPRASPTNRDGHLAALAIVDDTFGIGALWDDDPQIGGVITFTRQDSTLGSWIFPNPEKGRAPVRNLAVGPGKVVFFGRDVATGSAELTSVEFFGSMPRVVVPNAGSFPSSPIVGASGLLYTASATGPSASSGEVSAWSTDNLALHWRLSDSVGRAQATPALDCARGPDGAPTEAPKGVLYVPSIDGKMYALVVDSAGLERNAPWPKFQRDARNTGNTETPITNCR from the coding sequence GTGAGGCTGCGCAGGGTCTTTGGAGCGCTGTTGGTGCTGGGGGCGCTCGGGGGTTGCAGCGAAGTTCCGGGCAAGTGCGAGCAGGACTCGAACTGCCCTCAAGAGCAGTACTGTCACCTCGAAGTGAAGCAGTGCTTTTCCCCGCGCTACGCGGCGTTGATCCTCCCGACGTTGGGAGAGAACACCGTTGTAGGGGGAGGTCCGCAGCAAATACAGGCCCGGTTGGAGCTCAGTCCCGGTGCGAGCCCCGTCTACCCGTCGCAGCTGAACCTCACGGTGGCTCCGAGCAACGGTGGGGCTCCCACTGTCATCACGCTCCAGAGCACGGCGGAGGGGACGTACAGCGCCGAGTGGACGCCGCCACCGGGGGAAGGCTCGTACACCTTCCAGGTGGCCCACCCTGAGCCCTGGGGACCAAGCAGATCGGTCCAGGTGACGGTGGACCGTACGGCGCCAGCGCTGACGGTCCAGGTGCCTGAGGCACAGCTCGCTGAGCCCAAGGACGGCTTCAGCTATGCGGACCCTCTGGCGGACAAGGCGTGGCCTCGCGACCAGACCGTGACGGTGCGGGTGGAATCGGAGTCGGCGGACATTGATCCGGCGGGCCTGCGGGTGGTGGTCAGGGGACACGATGGCGGTACGGACGTGACGGACCTCGCGGTGAAGCAGGGGACCCCGTGCACCAAGGCCTACTGCGGCACGGTGGACGTGCCCCTGTGGCGTCCGGGACTCGAGGCCTTTCGCGGCAATTTCCAGGTCGAGGTGGCGGCGAAGGACAAGGTGGGCAACGAGCGCCAGGCCAACGGCACCATCCCCGTGACGCGCTGGAAGTGGGCATTCGATGGAGCCTCCGGGCCCATCCACACCAGCCCCGCCATCGGAGAGAAGGGAACCATCTATTTCGGCACCGACGATGCCGCCGGCAAGGTCTTCGCCCTCAACCCCGAGGGCTCGATCAAGTGGACGGCCCCGCTGGGCCCCGTGAAGACCAACCTGACCGTGGGCAGCTCCACCAATGGGACCGAGCGCGTCTATGTGGGGAGGGGGCCCACTTCCAGCACGGACTTCGGATACCTGTACGCCCTGGATGCCAACGGCGCGACGCTGCTCCAGTGTAAGGCGTACCTCGCCGGAGTACCCCTCCTGTCGACCCTCACGCTCCTGCGCACCCAGGCCAGCGATGATGCGGCTCCCGTCGAAGCAGTGATGGCGATGTTCAGCAGCCCCGACGACAACACGCCTGTCACGCTGCGGCCCGACTCGTCCAACCCGTCCCGCCGATGCATCTTCGGCACCGCGGGCCATGTGGCGCCGGGGGCGGGCATCGTCTCGACGGGTGATGACCTCTATTTCGGTTCGTTCTACCTCTCGGACCCCTATCCAGATATCGCGGAGATCAACCACTACATCAACGACCCGTATGGCTCGTTCGTATCGCTCCCGAGAGCATCCCCCACCAACCGCGACGGGCACCTCGCAGCGCTGGCGATCGTGGACGACACCTTCGGCATTGGAGCACTGTGGGATGATGATCCGCAGATTGGAGGTGTCATTACCTTCACGCGGCAGGACTCGACTTTGGGCAGCTGGATCTTCCCCAATCCCGAGAAGGGAAGAGCCCCGGTGCGCAACCTGGCCGTGGGACCGGGCAAGGTCGTGTTCTTTGGCAGAGATGTCGCAACAGGAAGCGCGGAGTTGACGTCGGTCGAGTTCTTTGGCTCCATGCCTCGGGTCGTCGTGCCGAACGCGGGGAGCTTCCCGTCATCTCCCATCGTGGGGGCTTCGGGCCTGCTCTACACGGCCTCCGCCACCGGTCCCTCCGCCAGCAGCGGCGAGGTGTCGGCGTGGAGCACGGACAACCTGGCGCTGCACTGGAGGCTCAGCGATAGCGTGGGCCGCGCGCAGGCCACTCCCGCCCTGGACTGCGCGCGCGGCCCGGATGGGGCCCCCACCGAAGCGCCTAAGGGTGTGCTGTACGTGCCCTCCATCGATGGCAAGATGTACGCCCTCGTCGTCGATAGTGCGGGTCTGGAGCGGAACGCCCCGTGGCCCAAATTCCAGCGCGACGCGCGCAACACCGGCAACACCGAGACGCCCATCACCAACTGCCGGTGA